From the Nostoc sp. PCC 7107 genome, the window AGCATTGTTGTGCTAAATCAAGTGCTTGTTCACTGTAATCTAATAAAGTTACATCTGCACCTAAAGTGGCAAAAATAAAACTATAAATGCCTAATCCTGAACCTACTTCAATAGTTTTGAGTTTGTCAATATCTCCTATACAAGTATGGATATAATTTTGAATTTTCTTTCCTCTAATACTATTTGATTCACGTTTTACCCACTGCCAAAATTCAGTCATATTTTTTTCGGTTGACTGACTCCACACTTGATTCCACAAATAAGGATTACTGGTTATTTGCATTTTAAATTTCCTGCTTTTCACATAGTTAGGTAAGATTGTTCGCGTTCGTCACTATTACTTAAATTGCGAATCTTTTTAGCTGGAATACCTGCCCATAATTCATTTGCTGGAACTGCTTTTGTGACAACACTCCCTGCACCAATGACTGAGTTATTTCCAATGAAGCAACCAGGAAGGACAATAGTACCTGCACCTATCCAAACATTCTCGCCAATAATAATTCCCGTTTTGGTTTCGTCCCAAGATAAATTACCAGATGTTTGCTTGGTGGAGATTACATGATTAGATGCTATGAGCGATACTTGTTGAGCAATTTTGGTATCGCGCCCAATTAGAATTTCGCCCCCCGCAGCCCGAATATTAGCATGAGAACCAATAAACACCCGTTCTTGAATTATCAATTGACCTCTAGTTTTACTGTCAGCAGACTTAGCTAACACTACAATTTCAGAAAAAGCACCAATGCAAACATCAGGTGCAATGAGTACCGCATTGATATCGTCAAATTGAAATACTGATGGAAAAGAAATGTATACTCCTGGATTGTGATACATTACTTCCTGTTGCGCCCACCATTCTTTAATTAAATATTTAGGCGCTCTTAGTACAGATTTAATTCTATGCCATAATTTCATTTAGTTAATAAAATTATTGATATTTAGGTATAGTTTTTAACACTTGCTCCATTACAGCCCAAGTTTCACTTGCACATTTGTCCCAAGAAAACTTAGCTGCTTGTTGCTGTGCTAACCAGGAACGGTAGTGTGCTTGGCTAGAGTTTGTCAACAGTGTAACTAATTTATCAGCCAGCGTCGCAGTATCATTGAGAGGAACTAAATAGCCTCCATCATTAACAACCTCTGGTAAAGAAGCTACATTAGAAGCTATCGCCACCGTTCCCGTCGCCATTGCTTCGCAAACTTGCAATCCGAAGCCTTCGTAAAGGGACATCTCTAGATAGATGTCTGCGTCACGATACAGAATAGGTACATCGTCATTGGGGACAAACCCAGTAAAGTAAAGTCTGTCTAAACAACCTAGTTCAGTAGCTATTTGCATTAAATTAGATTTTTGCCAGTCTGGACAACGCCCAGCAATAACTAAAGTGTGAGGAACTAGATCAGTAATTCTACCAAAAGCCTGCACTACTTGTTCGGGAACTTCACGGCGATCGCCTGTGGCATAAATCAAAATATATGGTTGTGGTATAGATTTACACCAATTTGATGAAGATTGTGTGGCTGCTTGGAAGAATCTATGATCTGCGGCTGCGTAAGTAACACTGACTTTTTCAGGACTAACTTGAAACTCTTTGATTAAAGCAGTTGCTGTACTTTGAGAAACTGCGAGTAAATGAACTGCCCGACGGCAAGTATTTGGTAATACTATTTCAGTCAAACATTGACTTAAAAACTCATACCAAGATTGATTGCAAAAATT encodes:
- a CDS encoding DapH/DapD/GlmU-related protein, which translates into the protein MKLWHRIKSVLRAPKYLIKEWWAQQEVMYHNPGVYISFPSVFQFDDINAVLIAPDVCIGAFSEIVVLAKSADSKTRGQLIIQERVFIGSHANIRAAGGEILIGRDTKIAQQVSLIASNHVISTKQTSGNLSWDETKTGIIIGENVWIGAGTIVLPGCFIGNNSVIGAGSVVTKAVPANELWAGIPAKKIRNLSNSDEREQSYLTM
- a CDS encoding glycosyltransferase family 1 protein is translated as MLLNNYSHICIDATCIVLNGKGATVYAISLLQALQKLNPIARFTILIRQEAVSLLKITSLNWRIYTLQLNSVHLWHFFTLPNLLKELKPDLLHILGETALPYLPVQYILAIHELPHLYRQQTKNFCNQSWYEFLSQCLTEIVLPNTCRRAVHLLAVSQSTATALIKEFQVSPEKVSVTYAAADHRFFQAATQSSSNWCKSIPQPYILIYATGDRREVPEQVVQAFGRITDLVPHTLVIAGRCPDWQKSNLMQIATELGCLDRLYFTGFVPNDDVPILYRDADIYLEMSLYEGFGLQVCEAMATGTVAIASNVASLPEVVNDGGYLVPLNDTATLADKLVTLLTNSSQAHYRSWLAQQQAAKFSWDKCASETWAVMEQVLKTIPKYQ